The Euphorbia lathyris chromosome 2, ddEupLath1.1, whole genome shotgun sequence genome includes a window with the following:
- the LOC136220319 gene encoding GATA transcription factor 15-like, whose translation MASMMVIDLNQNAHESEETNSNSKYNEQKKSCSDCHTTKTPCWRGGPAGPKTLCNACGIRHRKKTRTLVGLEQGREERNRRKIGKSSRSKLKLGLRISGRDNKLGEEEQAAFLLMALSYGCISV comes from the exons ATGGCGAGTATGATGGTCATAGATTTGAATCAAAAT GCTCACGAATCAGAGGAAACGAATTCGAATAGCAAGTATAATGAGCAGAAGAAAAGCTGTTCAGATTGCCACACCACAAAAACTCCCTGCTGGAGAGGCGGTCCAGCTGGTCCCAAG ACGTTGTGTAACGCGTGTGGAATTAGGCACAGGAAGAAGACGAGAACGCTCGTTGGTTTGGAGCAAGGGAGAGAGGAGAGAAATAGGAGAAAGATTGGGAAAAGTAGCAGAAGCAAGTTAAAGTTAGGATTAAGGATTTCTGGTAGAGATAATaagcttggagaagaagaacaagCTGCTTTTCTGTTGATGGCTTTGTCTTATGGTTGTATTTCTGTTTAA